One Pseudodesulfovibrio cashew DNA window includes the following coding sequences:
- a CDS encoding ABC transporter ATP-binding protein translates to MSLALDRVSFAYEGGPVILEDASLHIEAGTYSLVRGPSGAGKSTLLRLLCRLEEPQSGAILFQGRSVEELAPADLRRAVAYVQQMPTLLRGTVRENLLLPFSFKANEALTPPGDEAILERLRDFLLDGVTPETRADTLSVGQSQRLCLIRSLLLAPEVILMDEPTASLDAESARVVLDKTAELNAAGMTVIMISHSETVPDGASRTIVIRDHKLEYA, encoded by the coding sequence ATGTCCCTCGCCCTCGACCGGGTCTCCTTCGCTTATGAGGGCGGCCCTGTTATCCTTGAGGACGCGTCCCTGCACATTGAGGCCGGAACCTACTCCCTGGTTCGTGGCCCCTCCGGCGCGGGAAAATCCACGCTGCTCAGGCTGCTTTGCCGGTTGGAGGAACCGCAGTCCGGCGCGATCCTGTTTCAGGGCCGCTCCGTGGAGGAACTCGCCCCCGCTGACCTGCGGCGGGCCGTAGCTTACGTCCAGCAGATGCCCACCCTGTTGCGGGGCACGGTGCGCGAGAATCTGCTGCTGCCCTTTTCCTTCAAGGCCAACGAGGCGCTGACGCCGCCCGGTGATGAGGCCATCCTGGAGCGGCTCAGGGATTTTCTGCTCGATGGCGTGACCCCTGAGACGCGGGCCGATACCCTCTCCGTGGGCCAGTCGCAGCGGCTGTGCCTGATCCGCAGCCTGCTCCTCGCCCCGGAGGTCATCCTCATGGACGAACCAACGGCTTCGCTTGACGCGGAAAGCGCCAGGGTGGTGCTGGACAAGACCGCCGAACTCAACGCGGCGGGCATGACCGTTATCATGATCTCCCACTCGGAAACCGTTCCAGACGGCGCTTCCCGGACCATCGTTATCCGTGACCACAAACTGGAGTATGCATGA
- a CDS encoding ABC transporter permease: protein MSPVQHVIEIGPLQLALCLGFVMLAGGASLYHRLGLGRDLAVGTVRTFAQLFLMGYVLKFVFEVNFSWLVMLIFTGMITAAVHIIRGRVSERSIPFVVPTFVSMLLSYALVTTVVTAVIVGAKPWWTPRYFIPLAGMIVGNSMTAIAIALERLFSDLKARRAEVEMKLALGADYREASQDILRGAVKAGMIPSINSLMAVGLVSLPGMMTGQILSGTDPLMAIRYQIVVMLMIVAATSLGAVLVTGLVRRRCFSPAQRLLLR from the coding sequence ATGAGTCCCGTGCAGCACGTCATCGAGATCGGCCCCCTTCAGCTCGCCCTGTGCCTGGGCTTCGTCATGCTGGCCGGGGGCGCGTCCCTGTACCACAGGCTCGGCCTGGGCCGGGATCTGGCCGTGGGCACGGTCCGCACCTTTGCCCAACTGTTCCTCATGGGCTACGTGCTCAAGTTTGTCTTCGAGGTGAATTTCAGCTGGCTGGTCATGCTCATCTTCACAGGCATGATCACCGCCGCCGTGCATATCATCCGGGGGAGGGTTTCGGAGCGGTCCATCCCGTTCGTGGTCCCCACCTTCGTGTCCATGCTCCTTTCCTACGCGCTGGTCACCACCGTGGTCACGGCCGTGATCGTGGGAGCGAAGCCGTGGTGGACGCCCCGGTATTTCATTCCGCTGGCAGGGATGATCGTGGGCAACTCCATGACCGCCATCGCCATCGCCCTGGAACGGCTCTTCTCCGACCTCAAGGCCCGTCGGGCCGAGGTGGAGATGAAGCTGGCGCTGGGCGCGGACTACCGCGAGGCGTCCCAGGACATCCTGCGCGGCGCGGTCAAGGCGGGCATGATCCCGTCCATCAATTCGCTCATGGCCGTGGGCCTGGTCTCGCTGCCGGGCATGATGACCGGCCAGATCCTGTCCGGCACCGACCCGCTCATGGCCATCCGCTACCAGATCGTGGTTATGCTCATGATCGTGGCCGCCACCTCGCTGGGTGCGGTGCTGGTCACCGGTCTGGTGCGGCGTCGCTGCTTCTCTCCCGCACAGCGGTTGCTGCTGCGCTAG
- the dtd gene encoding D-aminoacyl-tRNA deacylase produces MRMVIQRVSDAKVTVGGKSLGSIGTGLLVLVGFGKRDTAELPDSPAWKKLLDKLTNLRIFPDDEGKLNLSLADIKGGLMLVSQFTLFADCKKGRRPSFTDACHPYLAESLFNRFVEDARSLAPGDFATGRFGEEMHLDFTNWGPVTIILDSEDI; encoded by the coding sequence GTGCGCATGGTTATCCAACGGGTATCGGACGCGAAAGTTACGGTGGGCGGCAAATCCCTGGGAAGCATCGGAACAGGCCTGCTGGTCCTGGTCGGCTTCGGCAAGCGCGACACCGCCGAGTTGCCCGATTCACCGGCCTGGAAAAAGCTGCTCGACAAACTGACGAACCTGCGCATCTTCCCGGACGACGAGGGCAAGCTCAACCTCTCTCTGGCCGATATCAAGGGCGGATTGATGCTCGTCTCGCAGTTCACCCTCTTTGCGGACTGCAAGAAGGGACGTCGCCCCTCGTTCACCGACGCATGCCACCCCTATCTGGCCGAATCCCTGTTCAACCGGTTTGTGGAGGACGCCCGGTCCCTGGCTCCCGGCGACTTCGCCACGGGACGATTCGGAGAGGAAATGCACCTCGACTTCACCAACTGGGGACCGGTGACCATCATCCTGGACTCCGAAGACATATAA
- a CDS encoding sensor domain-containing diguanylate cyclase, with protein sequence MSIKARLLTALSVILVAAFVTSSLINYYVTRRAVRAELLTSSLPLTGKNIYSEIHSAMMRPILVSSSMASDTFLQDWALKGENVDEITKYLSEIQTKYGFLTAFFVSSTTDRYFYQNGVLKKVGPRDPHDVWYYSFVRTNREYRLDVDTNEAEQGKLTIFINYRVEDSNGRLLGVTGVGVSMDRATAMLAQAKRQYHRNVYLVDRDGLVQVDSDKSRIRKTYITMEDGIRDVAASILIPREDAANFEYEHDGRRILLSTSYIPEFSWHLIVEQDEGEALVTARSNLARSLIIGLASSILIIIVCMITVNHFQKRLERMAKTDPLTGAANRHAMEERFELSSYRAGRYGETFSVILLDLDDFKAINDRHGHLEGDRVLRDVARTIRDTIRPGDLLARWGGDEFLILMDGAPSDAEALAERVREALTSPSMETPVAFSCGIAGYRNGDGIDVLTQRADRALYLAKADGGGNTQAE encoded by the coding sequence ATGAGCATCAAAGCCCGCCTCCTCACCGCTCTCTCAGTCATCCTGGTGGCCGCGTTCGTGACCAGCAGCCTGATTAACTATTACGTGACCCGCCGGGCCGTGCGTGCAGAGCTGCTGACTTCCTCGCTCCCCCTGACCGGCAAGAACATCTATTCGGAAATCCATTCGGCCATGATGCGTCCCATCCTGGTCTCCTCGTCCATGGCCTCGGACACCTTCCTTCAGGACTGGGCGCTCAAGGGCGAAAACGTCGACGAAATCACGAAATACCTTAGCGAGATACAGACCAAATACGGTTTCCTTACCGCCTTCTTCGTTTCCAGCACAACTGACCGGTACTTCTACCAGAACGGCGTGCTGAAAAAGGTGGGACCGCGCGATCCTCACGACGTCTGGTACTACTCCTTCGTCCGCACCAACAGGGAATACCGACTTGACGTGGACACCAACGAGGCGGAGCAGGGCAAGCTGACGATCTTCATCAACTACCGCGTGGAAGACAGCAACGGCAGGCTGCTGGGCGTCACGGGCGTCGGCGTGAGCATGGACCGGGCAACAGCCATGCTGGCACAGGCCAAACGGCAGTATCACCGGAACGTCTACCTCGTGGACCGGGATGGCCTGGTTCAAGTCGATTCGGACAAAAGCCGCATTAGAAAAACCTACATCACCATGGAGGACGGCATCCGCGACGTGGCGGCCAGCATTCTCATACCAAGAGAAGACGCAGCCAACTTCGAGTACGAACACGACGGACGTCGCATCCTGCTCTCCACCAGCTACATCCCGGAATTCAGCTGGCACCTCATCGTGGAACAGGACGAAGGCGAAGCCCTGGTCACGGCCCGGAGCAATCTCGCCCGCAGCCTGATCATCGGCCTGGCCTCATCCATCCTGATCATCATCGTGTGCATGATCACGGTCAACCACTTCCAGAAGCGGCTTGAGCGCATGGCCAAGACAGACCCGCTGACCGGTGCGGCCAACCGGCACGCCATGGAGGAGCGGTTCGAACTTTCCTCCTACCGGGCGGGCCGATACGGGGAGACCTTTTCCGTCATCCTCCTCGATCTGGATGACTTCAAGGCCATCAATGACAGGCACGGCCACCTGGAGGGCGACAGGGTCCTCCGCGATGTGGCCCGAACCATAAGGGACACCATCCGGCCCGGCGACCTGCTGGCCCGCTGGGGAGGCGACGAATTCCTGATTCTCATGGATGGCGCGCCCAGCGACGCAGAGGCTCTTGCCGAACGGGTGAGAGAGGCTCTGACCAGCCCTTCAATGGAGACACCCGTGGCCTTTTCCTGCGGCATCGCGGGCTACCGGAACGGCGACGGCATAGACGTCCTGACCCAGCGCGCCGACCGCGCTCTGTACCTGGCCAAGGCTGACGGCGGCGGGAACACGCAGGCGGAGTAG
- a CDS encoding tetratricopeptide repeat protein: MSADEIKISFDKPSKSADKPSEPSSEAAPGKDEKGGTPIPPGVKRKRLSGVFSSQTVAKVGTGTTTRKTIQKAYWFAEEKAPAPGEEPVVVVQPLNTNNVPSGPKDEVPLSDFLDRFNPEIEYHQKVVFPKMKELSTTIQRAEAQRDQGALYSAEFEFSNALAVDEENVRANFGLGLTYMERGDAAKAADLFERVVGLDAAFAPEHKHLFNEFGINLRKSKLLDQAVAYYSRALELTENDENLFYNIARAYFERGDVDQCRENLSKALEIHPGFDEAKKFLEYLEKRGG; encoded by the coding sequence GTGAGCGCCGACGAGATCAAGATATCATTCGATAAGCCGAGCAAGTCCGCCGACAAACCGTCCGAACCTTCATCCGAGGCCGCGCCCGGGAAGGATGAGAAGGGAGGGACTCCCATTCCCCCCGGAGTGAAACGGAAGCGGCTCTCCGGCGTTTTTTCCAGTCAGACCGTGGCCAAGGTCGGGACCGGCACCACCACCCGCAAGACCATCCAGAAGGCCTACTGGTTCGCCGAGGAGAAGGCGCCTGCCCCCGGCGAGGAGCCCGTGGTCGTGGTCCAGCCCCTGAACACCAACAACGTGCCGTCCGGCCCCAAGGACGAGGTCCCCCTCTCCGATTTTCTCGACCGGTTCAACCCGGAGATCGAGTACCACCAGAAGGTGGTCTTCCCCAAGATGAAGGAGCTCAGCACCACCATCCAGCGTGCCGAGGCCCAGCGTGACCAGGGAGCGCTTTACTCCGCCGAGTTCGAGTTCTCCAATGCCCTGGCTGTGGACGAGGAGAACGTTCGAGCCAACTTCGGGCTCGGGCTGACCTACATGGAGCGGGGCGATGCGGCCAAGGCTGCGGACCTGTTCGAGCGCGTGGTCGGCCTGGACGCGGCCTTTGCGCCGGAGCACAAACACCTGTTCAACGAGTTCGGCATCAACCTGCGCAAGTCCAAGCTGCTGGACCAGGCCGTGGCCTATTATTCCCGCGCCCTGGAGCTCACCGAAAACGACGAAAATCTCTTCTACAACATCGCCCGTGCCTACTTCGAGCGGGGCGATGTGGACCAGTGCCGGGAGAACCTGTCCAAGGCACTGGAAATCCATCCCGGCTTTGACGAGGCCAAGAAGTTCCTCGAGTACCTGGAGAAACGCGGAGGCTGA